The genomic interval TATCTAACCGATTTAAAAAGACTGGCTGCTCCGTTGGAATAATCGCATGGTGATCGGAAACTTTATTGTTATTAAATACATTGTTTGCTTCTACTTTTCCTTTGTTGCGTAATACAGGTTGAACTTCTTCTTTAAATGCTCCAGAAATACTTTCTAATCGGTCGAGCATAGTATCCTTCATATCTGTCGTTAAGTAACGGGAGTCCGTTCTTGGATAGGTGACAAGTTTATGTTGCTCATATAGCTTTTGAAGTACATTTAACGTCTTTTTAGCAGAAAAGCCGAACCGTCTATTGGCATCTCTCTGCAGCTCAGTTAAATCGTAAGGCAAAGGCTGGTGTTCTGTTTTTTCTTTTACGGTAAGGGATTCGACAATTGCTGGATTCCCTTTGCACTTCGTGACAATTGCTTCTGCTTTTTCTTTTGAAAAAATTCTTCTTTCACGATCCTTTTCAAATTTAGCTTGTAAAGAGTCTACATTTGCCGTGATAGTCCAATATTCTTTCGGAACAAAGGCTTGAATTTCTTTCTCTCTTTCTAAAACCATGGAGAGGGTTGGCGTTTGCACACGTCCAGCTGATAAGGGATCATTGAACTTGGTCGTTAAGGCTCTAGAAACATTTAATCCAATTAACCAATCGGCTTGGGCTCTACATACGGCGGATTCATATAAACGATCAAATTCTTTCCCAGGTTTTAACTGTTTAAATCCATCTTTAATTGCCCGGTCAGTCTGAGAGGATATCCATAAACGTTTAGTTGGTTTGTTAAAACGGATTTTGTCTAATATCCATCGTGCAACTAATTCTCCTTCTCGTCCTGCATCGGTTGCGATAATGCATTCTTTAATATCTTTTCTTTTTGCTAATTGTTCAATTGCTTTGTATTGATGACTTGTTTGTTTCATTACCTTTAATTCCATTTTCTGTGGAATTATTGGCAAATCATCTAGATTCCAATTTTTAAATTTAGGATCATAGTGCTCTGGCATTTTCAATTCAATTAAGTGACCTAAAGCCCATGTAACAATGTATTTATCTGATTCTAAATAGCTTTTATTTGATTTATTGCAACCAAGCACTCTTGCTATTTCTCTAGCAACACTTGGTTTTTCACATAACACAAGAGATTTCATGTAAACACCTTCTAACAGAAAATTTTTGTTTTTCGAATAAAGTTGGTTGATTTCTATTTATTCAATTTAAGGCAAGCCTTTTGAGAATAATACGATACCATCTAGTATAACATGAGATGAGGCTGGTAATAGGATATTGTGTTAATGAGGGGAAGGGCTATGTTATGTTGACTTTTGGGCAATAAGAGGAACGGCGTCCATTCTAATGGAACGCCGTCTATTTCTTTGATTTACTCTTCTTCTTCGATTCGGTTCTTAAATGCTTCTTGTGTTACGATAAATTCTTCATCCCCAGGAGCATCCTCTGTATGTGTATGCTTTCTTGAGTCTTTTGGAAGCGGTCCTGGATGGTGTTTCTTCTTATGATTAAAATGCTCTCCACGTGCCAAATGATAACACCCCTTTCTTTCCTTTCTATTTTTAATAAAAATGGTCTATCCTATACGAAAGGGAAGAGGAAAATATATAATGGAAATAAGCTAACAAAACAGGAGGGTTCGCAAATGGATTTTTCGTTTCTTGCTTCAGAGGATAAAATTAAAAAAGCCTATCAAAATGGGGAATTTAACAATCTTCCTGGGTTCGGTAAGCCACTTCCAAAAGATAGCTTAGCTTCCGTACCAGAAGAATTGCGAATGGCGTACCGAGTATTAAAAAATGCTGGATATACTTTAGAAGAAGATAAAATTAGGCAGGAGTTATTGTCAATGGAAGATTTAATCCGTTCTTGTGAGACGGAAGAAGAGAAGGCGGATTTACAAAAGAAATATAATGAAAAATTATGGAGATTTAATAAAATGATTAGAGAGCGCACAGGAACTAGCCATTCCAAGCATTTTTCTAATTATCAGGAGAAAATAGAGGATCGACTATTTCCTAAGTAAGCTTTTTAAAGTTTTTGGCTCATATGTAGTTTTTTGGCTCATATCTCAGATTTTAGGATCATAAGTGAATTATTCGATTTTTATCTCCTTATAAGATAGACTTAGTAACTGAAGGTGATGATCATATCACCCTTTTTTTTTGAAAAAAGCAGGACTATTCTCATAAAACAGGAAGTTAACGAAATTTACATAAAATAAAACTAAAAAAAGGTGGAGAATTGTCGAAAAAAAGGGTAAGACATAGAATCGAAATTTTAGAATAAGATAGGTGAAAATGATGGATAAAACTTCCTTGATAGGAATTATACTTGCCTTTATTGCCGTTGGTGTAGGGATGGTATTTAAAGGAGTAAGCCCAGCCGTATTATTGAATCCAGCGGCTATTCTCATTATTTTAGTAGGTACAGTTGCGGCAGTAGTCATTGCCTTTCCTACTTCAGAGATTAAACGAGTTCCGAAGTTATTTGGAATCCTGTTTAAGGAACAGAGAACACAGGATACGAAAGAATTAATTCGATTATTTTCAGAATGGGCACAATTAGCTAGAAAAGAAGGACTTCTTGCTTTAGAAGCGAAAACGGATGAAATTGAAGATCCATTTTTGAAAAATGGTTTATCTTTATCTGTTGATGGACAAAGTGCAGAGTATATTCGTGATGTACTAACAGAAGAAATCGAAGCAATGGAAGAAAGACATCGTGCAGGAGCACTTATTTTTACACAAGCAGGAACCTATGCACCTACATTAGGAGTGCTAGGAGCAGTAATCGGGCTAATTGCAGCATTAGGTAATATGTCTGATGCAGAAGCGCTTGGACATGCTATTAGTGCTGCGTTTGTTGCTACCATGATGGGGATTTTTACGGGCTATGTTTTATGGCATCCTTTTGCAAATAAGCTAAAAAGAAAATCTCACATGGAAGCAAGTCAAAAATATTTAATGATTGAAGGAGTTCTCTCTATTTTAGAGGGAGAGGCACCTAGAGTAATTGAACAGAAGCTAGCATCGTATCTACCAGTTTCAGAAAGAAGACTATTTCTAGAGGAAGCGGAAAGTAGTGTGAATGCGAATGAGTAAAAAGAGAAAAAAGAAAGAGCATCATGAAGAACATGTAGATGAATCTTGGCTAGTTCCCTATGCAGATGTTCTTACTTTGTTGTTGGCTTTGTTTATCGTATTATATGGAATGAGTTCTGTAGATGCACAAAAATTCTCTGCAATAGCAGATGCTTTTAATAGAGAGTTACAAGGTGGGACAGGTTTCTTTGAATATCCTAGTCCTGCCCCTTCAATGGATGGGAAAGAATCAGATCTAAATGTAGTGGATGAAGAGAAAAATGACGAAAAACAGGATGTAGCTGAAGAAGATTTAAAGGAATTACAGAAGCAGCAAGATCAAAAGGAATTGGCAGAAATTCAAAAGAAGGTAAATGTCTATATAGATGAGAATGATTTAGGAAACAAATTGGATACGGAGCTTACTGGTGAAGGATTGCATGTATCCATTCGAGATAATGTCCTATTTGCTTCAGGAAGTGCAGATGTACGAAGTAAGGATAGGAAAATTGTTTCTGAAATTGCCAATTTATTAGTGATGGATCCACCAAGGAGTATAATAATAAGTGGGCATACGGATAATGTTCCAATTAGTAATTCTCGCTATGATTCAAACTGGGAACTAAGTGTAACAAGAGCGTTGAATTTCATGAAATTACTCCTTGAAAATAAAAATCTTGATCCTAAGTCATTTAGTGCTAAGGGGTACGGAGAGTTCCAACCGATTGCAAGTAATAAAACTGCTGATGGAAGAGCAAAAAATAGAAGAGTTGATATATTAATTCAACCAAGAGTAGCAACAGAAGACTAAGGAATGATAGTCTTCTTTTTTTTCGAGAAAATAAATAATTGTAAGGATACTAATGGGAAATGGTGGTGTGATTAAAAATTGTAATATATTTAGTTTTCATAAAAATGAATAAAGTCTTGTTGTTTGGCAGACAAAAGTTTATAATATAAACAAAAGTTTTGTTAGGTAATGTTACTATTTTTCCTATGCTTAATAATTGGTAGTTTCACTTTAACCTGAGGGGGAGATGGAAGTGAATGATAAAGAAATCTATATTCTTCAGCTGATTAAAGATAATCCCTTTGTTACACAAAATGAATTGGCTGATAAAATGGGCTTGTCCCGTTCAGCGGTAGCAGGGTATATTTCTTCTT from Niallia sp. FSL W8-0635 carries:
- the motB gene encoding flagellar motor protein MotB — its product is MSKKRKKKEHHEEHVDESWLVPYADVLTLLLALFIVLYGMSSVDAQKFSAIADAFNRELQGGTGFFEYPSPAPSMDGKESDLNVVDEEKNDEKQDVAEEDLKELQKQQDQKELAEIQKKVNVYIDENDLGNKLDTELTGEGLHVSIRDNVLFASGSADVRSKDRKIVSEIANLLVMDPPRSIIISGHTDNVPISNSRYDSNWELSVTRALNFMKLLLENKNLDPKSFSAKGYGEFQPIASNKTADGRAKNRRVDILIQPRVATED
- a CDS encoding DNA topoisomerase III, which encodes MKSLVLCEKPSVAREIARVLGCNKSNKSYLESDKYIVTWALGHLIELKMPEHYDPKFKNWNLDDLPIIPQKMELKVMKQTSHQYKAIEQLAKRKDIKECIIATDAGREGELVARWILDKIRFNKPTKRLWISSQTDRAIKDGFKQLKPGKEFDRLYESAVCRAQADWLIGLNVSRALTTKFNDPLSAGRVQTPTLSMVLEREKEIQAFVPKEYWTITANVDSLQAKFEKDRERRIFSKEKAEAIVTKCKGNPAIVESLTVKEKTEHQPLPYDLTELQRDANRRFGFSAKKTLNVLQKLYEQHKLVTYPRTDSRYLTTDMKDTMLDRLESISGAFKEEVQPVLRNKGKVEANNVFNNNKVSDHHAIIPTEQPVFLNRLDNDEVKIYDLIVKRFLTLFYPKYKYETISTTLNISGETFVAQEMNVLDLGFKALDDRKADSSKSIQLQKGKQLKVQSVSMEQKFTEAPSRFTEADILGKMEKFGLGTPATRAEIIERLLSSEVLERQNGKLHSTSKGKQLINLVNDDLTTPDLTAKWEQELEDIAKGKANAKQFMEQIKDQTKRFVSEIKHSEKSYKMQNLTGSKCPECGSFLKEKNTKNGKILVCSSLECSFSKRKDPKLSNKRCPQCHKKMEIHNGVAGTYFQCKNCNVVEKATDRKKTINKREERKLVQKYSKDESFGNSLGDLLKAAMKKDE
- a CDS encoding DnaJ family domain-containing protein, whose product is MDFSFLASEDKIKKAYQNGEFNNLPGFGKPLPKDSLASVPEELRMAYRVLKNAGYTLEEDKIRQELLSMEDLIRSCETEEEKADLQKKYNEKLWRFNKMIRERTGTSHSKHFSNYQEKIEDRLFPK
- the motA gene encoding flagellar motor stator protein MotA, yielding MDKTSLIGIILAFIAVGVGMVFKGVSPAVLLNPAAILIILVGTVAAVVIAFPTSEIKRVPKLFGILFKEQRTQDTKELIRLFSEWAQLARKEGLLALEAKTDEIEDPFLKNGLSLSVDGQSAEYIRDVLTEEIEAMEERHRAGALIFTQAGTYAPTLGVLGAVIGLIAALGNMSDAEALGHAISAAFVATMMGIFTGYVLWHPFANKLKRKSHMEASQKYLMIEGVLSILEGEAPRVIEQKLASYLPVSERRLFLEEAESSVNANE